From one Deltaproteobacteria bacterium genomic stretch:
- a CDS encoding geranylgeranyl reductase family protein has product MKRGLHTEVLVVGAGPAGGAAALQLAATGRQVLLVERSLFPREKVCGDGLLEDSMKTLGEMGLAEAVRKKAHHISKIRFIAPSGKQCDLEGEFYTLRRQELDALIVEEACRKGAEFVSGLEVTAPLEQDSRVTGALAVDQQGQLVTIRARVVLLAPGTNARVLHSFGLLQERRPNAVGIRAYYRLQESLDDTVMYISYDRRMLPAYCWMFPMGNGVYNVGRGVFLSYQRQQRSLDPRRPLFVSHAESLTAVLQSARRLGPIRAAPLRTGFRGARACRQGVLVLGEALGLTFPLIGEGIGNALESGLTAARVVARALESREVSLEALREYERRLRQRQEPFHRAYLQAEAWFRHTLVANCLIARTARSAELKTVASKIISRQETARAIFSLRGLSKVLLAR; this is encoded by the coding sequence ATGAAGCGCGGGCTGCACACAGAAGTCCTGGTTGTCGGCGCTGGGCCGGCGGGGGGGGCAGCTGCTCTGCAGCTGGCAGCGACTGGTCGTCAGGTGCTGCTGGTGGAGCGCTCACTCTTTCCAAGAGAAAAAGTGTGCGGTGACGGTCTCCTGGAAGACAGCATGAAGACCCTCGGCGAAATGGGGCTTGCCGAGGCAGTCAGGAAAAAGGCCCATCATATCAGCAAGATCCGCTTTATTGCCCCTAGCGGCAAGCAGTGCGACCTGGAGGGAGAATTCTACACCCTGCGACGGCAAGAGTTGGACGCTCTCATTGTTGAGGAGGCCTGCAGAAAAGGGGCGGAATTTGTGAGCGGCCTGGAGGTCACCGCTCCTCTGGAGCAAGATAGTAGGGTCACAGGTGCCCTGGCAGTGGACCAGCAGGGGCAGCTGGTGACCATTCGGGCGAGAGTAGTTCTTCTGGCCCCAGGAACAAACGCCCGAGTGCTGCACTCCTTTGGCCTGCTCCAGGAGCGAAGACCAAATGCCGTTGGCATACGAGCCTACTATCGGCTGCAGGAGAGTCTTGACGATACCGTGATGTATATTTCCTATGATCGCCGCATGCTGCCGGCCTACTGCTGGATGTTTCCCATGGGGAATGGCGTCTACAATGTGGGACGGGGTGTGTTCCTGAGTTACCAGAGACAGCAGCGGTCATTAGACCCCAGGCGACCGCTGTTCGTTTCTCACGCCGAATCCCTGACGGCAGTTCTGCAGAGTGCCCGCAGATTGGGACCAATTCGGGCCGCGCCGCTTCGTACCGGTTTTCGTGGGGCCAGGGCCTGCAGGCAGGGGGTGCTGGTACTGGGTGAAGCTCTGGGACTCACTTTTCCCCTCATCGGCGAGGGCATTGGCAATGCCCTGGAGAGCGGCCTCACTGCTGCTCGGGTGGTGGCCCGGGCCCTCGAATCCAGGGAGGTTTCCCTAGAAGCTTTGCGAGAATATGAAAGACGGCTGCGTCAGAGGCAGGAGCCTTTTCACCGAGCCTATTTGCAGGCAGAGGCGTGGTTTCGCCATACACTGGTGGCCAATTGCCTCATTGCCAGAACAGCTCGAAGTGCTGAACTCAAGACGGTGGCGAGCAAGATCATCAGCAGGCAGGAAACTGCCCGCGCCATCTTTTCTCTCCGGGGCTTGAGCAAAGTCTTGCTGGCCAGATAG